Part of the Ziziphus jujuba cultivar Dongzao chromosome 8, ASM3175591v1 genome is shown below.
TTCAGATCCCAAAACTGATAGTGATATACGGTAACTTAATCCCATTCCCAGAGAATCTCTTCAGATGGATGATATTAAATATGCTTTTATATTgtctttatcaaataatattagaCAGAATAATAGTTTAATTGAACGTTATTTTATCTTGGCTGTCTAGGTGAGTGAAAGAGTGGGGgaggatatatattttttttttttgtccctggttttaaactaaaatttatacaaataaaaattttctcatttatttattttatttcttaaatttgTGGTCCAAGTTTTCCCATTGATTATGATCAAGTTGACCTGATGAAATTGACTGCAAACTATCTTTTGAGATTTgtttaatttcaataattttatgtttatgtcaGAGTTCCAACCTGTCCAAGTAACGAAGTAACATGTAATAATAGAGTAATGAGGGTTAAGAAAATGACATGTTTTTGTTTCTACGTTGTTGTTGGATCATGCACTTTTCAGATTTTaggaagtgctgtaaaattcgGCTAATTTTCTAGTAATTATCTGGTGTACCTACACCAGGGTTATATATGGCATTACATTATCTTCGTttggtgtttttttgttttgttttttgttgttttaaaaattattttaagaagagattgtaatttgtaatttgtaatttttttcagtGGACGGTTCGCCAAGTCCCCAAATGATTGTTGCAGGTTGGGGTCCTCCCATTTCCTTTTGTCTCCCTTTGGTGGTTGCCTGGTTCTTTGGCTGCTCAATCAAAacccctattttttattttttttttaagaaaagaattAGGACACGTGTCCTGGAATGTTTGGCTTATCAATATTATTctgaaatgaaaacaaaaacaaagctaGATCTCAATTAGTTAGGCTTAAGGAAATTTTCAAACGAAACAGGATTTATGTGGCTTACGTTTAACTTGCTCTTGTGGATCCCATACATATTTACTGAAggttaattaaaacaaataaaactctTTAATGAAACCTACAGTTAAACAAAATGAATATGATAATCAACCAAAATATTGGATCCCCTTAGGCATTtgatatatattacattaatcatgaattataatattaaaaaaataaaaataaaaatttgatattctaTATATAGGGAGGAATTTATTAGGTATATAGCTTCTGTAACATATCATTTTCATAGGACCCAAAACCAGCTACCCAAATAATTGGAGCCCAAGGAAACCAGGTCGAAAAATTCCAACTAGGCCATGTTTAGTTGGATTTGAGGTGTGAATAACTAATCAGTTTGTGTTGCATTGCTCTGGCTCTTTACTGAATCATTGATTTCCATTCACATGAACactaaagactatttcctaaactGAAGGCTTTTTGTCTATATGCAACTCCAACACTTCATTTGTCATATTTCCCTGATTGCATATTTCCCATTTGTTTAATTATGTTTGAATTTCAGAGcaataaaatctatatatatggtCCATTGATGCATATTCTGGTTTGAGAAAAGCCCAGTTCTTGGTTCagtctgcttcttcttctgtaCCTGTAAAAATCTATTTGGAAAAGTGGGCAGGTTTGGGACCTATGGTTTGGCTTTTTCATaataaacattatttatttttgtccttATAGCCTGGCAGCATAACAAGTGCCGGCAACAACCATGAATGGGGCTATATTATGATCCTTTTTCTTTAGCTTCATTGTGGCAATCAATTTTAATGCCCTACATATTTAAAACCCCAACTCAAAAGAGCAAAGAGTTTTCTCCTCAGTGAATGCAAATTTTGAGTAGCTGGAAACAAATAGCCAGATTGTCAAATAGTATTTCACCATAACATCCATGAAAAAGTGGTCCCTGTGTCAGTTTTGTTAGATATTTGCAGTACCATCTCAATTCTAGCAGCCCTACATGTCATGGATTTGATTTATCTCAATTTAGCTTCActattttattaacttatggcctttatttggagaaatatttcaATAGCATACCATGGTGCTATTTTCCTTTTAGTCTTTTATGAAGCTCCCCAATAATAAAAAGCATTATAAATCAAAGATACTTCAACAAATTTAATGATCTAatagcaaaattataaatacttaATTTGCTTTTGAACGCAGTTTAACACCATTTTAACGCTATTAGCTCTAAAATGCTTCCCAAGATGAAGGGTTTTTTCCGGGTATGGAATAAAGCATCACCAAATCTACGAGACCAAGAAAAGCAAGATTCTAGATCACAGAACAAGATAGATCACCAAATGATTTAGAGGTCTCTTAAAAAATGTGGAAATATgagcttcttcatttttttattgttacacATTACAAGAAAAAGTAGTCCACAACAAAACCCCCTATAAGCGAATGCTATCCCTTTGTATAACATCaagaaatattacaaagaaTGCTCTATCAGTACTCACACTAATTCCTAGAAAATTATCTCCTCTCTGCATCTTGTTTCTGCTCCTAACACATTCATAAGCAGTTCTTTCATCTCTGCAATCCATCCATTCATCCAACAACAATTTGATCCCAAGTTTTGCCAAGCTGTAGCCGTATCTTCAAAATTGTATAACTCCAGATTTACAACAGATGGGTTAGCTGCTTTACAGTTGCAAATCCAATTGATTTCAAAGTCCTTTCACAGAGGGGAAGCTATGATGAAATATTTTCTACGTTAGCTGACTCCTGGCTGCAAAATGGGAAAGAAAGTCCAACCGTTGCCAGGCTTAGATTCCTTTCCAGCTACTTTTTCATTAGCCCACCACTCTGAGCCATTGGTAGGCTTATCTGAAAATTCTGACTTTGTGCTGTCAAAATTGAATTCCTTTATTGACCCAAGAGTGATGGATCGATGCTTTCGGTAGCACTGATCCTCCCATTCTCCATGATCATTTTCTGGCAATTCAACGGAAGTTTCTTCAACACACGACTCGCTGAAATGATCAGTACCTGTTGATATCATCCTGTCCTTTTTCACTCCACATTCTGATGGCGTATCCTTCAGTGGGTCTGATGCAGTTCTAACCGATGCCATGGATTTATTTGCAAGACAGCGAGCAACATCTTCACCAGTTAACTCAAATGACACTCTATGATTAATTACATTTCCATCAAGTTGGCATCCACTTTCTGAGTTGGCAAGGGATGCCACCTCAGATATTTGGTTCTCCATAGGGAAGCTGTCTCCTGAGGCAGGCCCCACACCATCAGGTgtcaaacatccagaacctaACCTAGAAGCCAGCCCTGCACCATTTGGTGTCAAAGATCCAGAACCAATCCTCGATCCTAGTCCATTACCATCTGGTGTCAAACACCCAGAACCCAGCCTTGAACCCAGCCCTAGACCATCTGGTGTTATTGAACCAGAACCCAGCCTTGAACCCCACTTACGAGTGGTAAAATGTTCAAAACCAAGGAGCCTGGGGGCTTCCCCCATGCGGAACTCAAGAATAGGGTGTCTATCAGGGAAAGGAGAAGATGTACCAGAGTTTGAGATAACTGATCCTGGTGATATGAGCTGACCACCTGGGCTTCCTGGATATGGTTGGTAAGGCTGAAATTCACAATGGGATAATGCAAACTTCTGATTGGTTCCATTGTTTCTACGAGTTCGATCCAGTGATGACGTCAGAAGTTGAGCAAATGGAACTTCTGGCGATGAAGGTGTGGTCAGTTGCACAGATTCTGGTGGGGGAGTGAAAGGAGCAGTGGATGGTTCAGTGGTGAAAGTAGAAAATACAGGCGGAGATACTAACTGAGTCTCATATGCATAAGGACCTATGGCAAATATGGATGCAGGTCCACCCGGAGAGTAGGCATTGACAGAAAGAGAAGTCAATGACAGCAGTCCAGCTGGAGATTGTGTAGCTGATGGAGGATCTGATTGGAGGAAGGATGCAGGAGAAGAAGGAGGGGCAATGAACGGAAGCACAACGGCTGTTGATGGGATTTGGTTTTCAGCTGCAGGGACTGCAGCTCCTGGCACCACTTGTTCAGGAACAAGGACAGCATGGCTAATTCGCTTGGTGTTTTTATGCGATCCAAAACACCAGTAGAGACTCCAGCAGCTACCCCATCTTCTTTTCTGCAGTCAAATGAAATAAGGATATGAATGAGAGGGAATTTCAGCACAACCAATATCTGTTTTCTTCTTTAGCCAGTAAAAAGTCAAGCACATTATAAGAGAATAATCCTCATTAGATATATTAATTTGGTGTCTCAACTTGTAGGATAAGATAAGCCAATGTCTAGATTCATTTATAGAAAAGTAAGCAAAAACATCTCCCACAACTATGTTAACCTCCTTAATGATATTGGATGAAAAGAAATGACTATGAGCATAACCAATTTGTTGAAACTCCTCACTATGTTCATTAATAATGCAAGATGATTATAGAGCTTTAAAGTTATAAAACTACACCTGGTTCTgcatcacataaaactacaccCAGTTCTGCATCACATGTCAAATGGTGTGTTTTCCATTCAACACTTGACACAGACAGTCGCTATTTGTACCTAATTTTAGGCTAACCCACATGTCTTGGACTGTAAAACTTAATGGGTGTATAGCACATCCACGCAGGTCATCGACCGTGACACGGCGAAATTGGCTTAAAGTCACTGTAGCGGCTATTAGAAGACAATATTGCGCAAATGTCTGTTTGAACACTCAAACCTAGCCGCCCATCTGAAAATGACAACCCAACCACATTCTCTATAAATATAGAGACAAGGCAAGTGGCTGATCACAAGTTTTAGCACATCACATGACGAATAAGTTTCTTATGCCGATAACATAACATCAAATCGATGTTCCAAATGCATCAAACTAGACATTCCACATGGGATTATTTACAATATGAATATTTAGAAGGGCTGCTGGGTAGTGAGAAGAAAATATGTCTTCTACATGAAGACAGACGCAATAATCCAGAAGTCATACGAAACTTGCAGCATAGGAACTGTGCAGGGACAGAATCAAAGAATCGCTCTAATTGCAAATCATAATTAGATTGCAAATCATAATTAGAGTGCAAAGACAAAGCTATACTCAATTTTCAATGATTTCCATTGACAAGAGAATTGAATTTCAATCCAGAACTGATCGGaatagaagaaaaacacacacacacacacactacaGTATAGATCATGTGTTCAATTGAGCACCAAAACCCATTTCTGGAATCTAAAAGGTTGATTTACAGGTCCGAGTGTTAATTCAGTCGACAAAATTGAAATCTATAATAAGATCCTATTTGGGAGCGTAAAGGAAAGATGATATCAGTAAATATAAGAAAGAAATCCGGTAAAAGTATTTTAAGTATAATTGGTTAACCTGAATTTATTACCaaacaaaatcacaataaataaaattccaagattTCTTTTCTCTGTTCTTTTCCTTGATTTCTAAGCAACCAATCACAGCACAAAAGCCATTCTCAATTtactgaaaacaaaaaaaaaaaaaaaaaaaaaaaagggccgcAACCAAAAAGTTATTCACTTTAGGGGAAAAAGCTCAAACAATCTGTATCTCATAATTGAGATAAAGCATAGAGAAAAATTTGACAAGATCCATCTCTCCAAAATTCTCTAGCTCTTTTCCCATAGTTTCTCAGAAACCAAACAGAAAATATCCAGAACCGATAACATAAAAATAGAAACTTTTCACCAGCATGAATAAAATCATACATACAGCAAATACATACACCTATACGTATAAACATACACAAAAAacaagagagacagagagagattTACAGGAACGGCGGTGGGTTGGGCTCGAGTCTCGGCTGAGACTATAGCAGAAGCAGCAGCGTTGATGGTCTCCACGCTGTTGTTAACGCTTCTCATCCTTTGATTTCCGATTTCAagattcgatttttttttttttttttatccaaataaaaaagacTAATCTTGGCAGCCTCTTTCAGAAAACGACAACTGCTATTTCCGGTCACATCGCCGGAAAATGATTggttttccggcgagattcaAACTCCATGGCAGGTATATATTGGAATTAAATCTTTGATAAATGAATGTtgggtttgtttttttcttttttagcctTTAGCTAATAGCAAAGCATAttcagaggaaaaaaaaagagaaaaagaaaaaaaagaaaaaagaaaaaagaaaaaaaaagagattgttTGTTGGTGAGAAAAACACTCTGAAACCAAAAAATGTAAAGCCTCATATAAGCTCTTCCTTAATCAAgactctcctctctctctctctctctctctctctctctctctctctatatccctctctttttttttttctttttttttttttttcgtttttggcTTTCTCCTCCAGTCTTTACGCTCCGGTTTCTTCTATTTTTACAACAAAAAGTCGCCACGCCTTCTTGAAAGGATAATTGGGACCCAcccaattatttttctattatttctgttattatttattatttattatttcttttttcctacaAAATTATTCTCCACAGCATGTCTgatttcattaaaatataatttaaaaaacttaaatgttttttttattaataaatgggttaatTTGGGCATAGTTTTcacaaaatgattttaaaatctgTACAAAGTTGAAGTTAAGTAAGTGGACAAGAAAGCCCAGCTGTCAGCTCTTTTGCTTCATTTTCTCAGCGTCTGATTTGGTAATTATataaccctttttttcttttttaatgaagTCAAAGTGGCTATGAGTCTAATTAAAAAGGTTtattgtaattaaattaaaagagttaccaagtcatttttttttattggttgagAAAATTTTCACATTATGTGTTAATTGACAGGATTGTCCCCTGATCGGAATCGGAATTGTGATCGTGCCACAAAGTAAATGATCAACGGTGGCTATTAAATGCAGAAACCAACAACCGGCGGTGGGAGGGTGAGATACTCGTGATCTTGttgtttttcatatataataaataaagataagCCATGAGCGTGACCCTCGTGACCTTATTTGTGTGGCTGGGTCCTACACGCCAAGAAAATTTTCTAAACTCATGATCCAACAATTTTGACCGTTAGATggatagaaataaataaatctaacaGTTTTTTGATCATGTGGATAAACCAAAATATcaaacttactttttttttggggaataaaCTTTTCCTTGCTTGTCAAGTAATTTTCAATAGTCTTCCTAAATAGTTCATCCGAAACAGTCCAATAGCAGACaaagtaataattgttttataggtatttaattcttttgatatattataaaagtatttatatatatatatatatatatatttttatttttatttttgctatgcCCCCAGTATTTATAAAAGTATtcatattttgcaatttttttttttatatttacatgGGAGATTTAAACTTGGTCAATGCTCAAAACCTTAGTAATTTTTACCATTGGCTTCTTTTCTTGTTAAGGAGCATTTTTATCTTTCTGTACATGATCaagtttattgttaattattattattataaggatacaatttttatttttttttgggaatgagTACAAAAATCAATATGCAATAAAGGtataaagattttttattttctttgttgatGAAGGAAAGCTAAAATGTCATTAATAACACATTTTCATTATCAAGtagaaatagatttttataCATACAATTTaacatcataaaaataataagagttCCTTCCTTGGAACAAAGTATCAATTCTACtacataagaaaaagaaaataaaatataaatatatatatatatatatatggcacaTTCAATGTAATCAGATATTTGATGaagatttttaacaaatattattttattcattaaatgtttagatttaaaaatgtataagtCATAAGAATAAATACtcatttacttttaaaaatatataatcaaaataaaaataatttatcaaatattttgatatctttttacatttttatataaaaaaaatgtatatataccaCGCGCTCAAGGGCAAACACGAGTCGTGTAAAAAAATTGAGTTGGGATAGGGGTATTTCCGTCCAAAAGAAGGCATATAAATTTccttttaaatgttttaaaggGGTAGCGAATAGCGATGCTTTGCAATCGTCAATGAAAGAAGTGCACGTGTGGGAGATCCGCCATGTATTTTGATGGGTTTTCGTGCAGCGCTTGACCCCCTCGTGCGTGTGACAACGACagtctcttttatttatttatttatttttatttttatttttattattatttaaaatatatatatatatatatatatatataatttgctgGCTAAATTAAAACTTGCACGGGTGGTTCTCTTTCAGTCCATTATCCTTTTGCTTTCTGATAATGATATCTCAACCCCTTCTTTCTTGGTCTCATTACTGCTCTCTTTTTCCTCTCTCAAAAAGCTCCTTTTTATTAACTCATactttttaaccttttaaaagctgccttttttttctttttctttttaatcttctAAGCCTTTTTAGGttattttttaatcctttttttatattatacagtttttttttttttttgaactttttaacCTCCTACCTTTTCCTATGTTTCTTAGTAATTAATATGTTGGATTTAACAGTACTAATCCATGAGCATTCACTtttattcaacaaataaatGATTAATCCGCTTTCATAGATTTCACCccaacataattaaaaaaatcaagtgTATTTAGACAACctagaaaaaataattctttgtTCTTAAGCATTAAGGTGTGTTTGGGGGCACTAGATTGTGATGTGATGCGATAGCATAAGAGAAAAAAGCTTCATTACCCACGAATGGAAATCATCTCAAATATCTATAATGATgagaatttttgaaaattatggaatagGAATTTTGTCACTAGGAATCAACCAAAGGGTGATCAATACTTAGGAATCAATAGTAGATGCCAAACACGGTCTTAGAcccctttctttcattttttttttttttaatttaaaaaaaaaaaaggggcaaacTTAGctttttgactttacatagACGTTTCACTGGATGATGGATTATAAAGTTGAGAAttatgaggggaaaaaaaaaaaaaataccctaTTTTCCCTGTGGGGGTTTTTCGAGAGGGAGAGTTAAGGAGATCCACCTATGAAAGTGATAAAAAAGCTTTCAAGGGTCCACTGAGAGGTGCAACTACTGGATATTTCACAAACAGACCCCCATCTAATGGGGTGGCTTTGGAATGGTAATGGTCCTACAAAGCTAAAGCTAAACCAGCACACCACATGTTTGAGTTATCAAGTAGGTGGGAGTTCATCTACAAACTTTTAATATAGCAAAagcaatataaaaatataatagtctaataataataataattaatctatacGTAGATTTGGTTAAAGATCCTACTTTTATTCTACTTTGGCATCATCTTctgaggatatatatatataattatatatatcatatatatacatatagatgcAATGGTCATGGACAGTAGACCTCCATGAAAGGCTTTATCATGATGGTCACTATCAACACCACTCGCACACTTAGCttacacacgcacacacagaGCTTTTTTGAAGTTTGACTATGAAGGCTGCATGGTCATCATTCACGTGGGAtccataaatacatatatatcaacatgGCAATTAGCATGAACAAAATGTGaaaaagccccaaaaaaaaaaaaatgtcgacCCGAGTTTGTTTGTACTAGAAATAAGATGATTTTTGTCGCATGAACTACCAttgaatttccattttttttttttttggtttctttgacAATATTAGTACGAGTGGAGTAACTTTTCAACCTAAACTGGATCCTAATTAGACTTCTTTCATCTTTTTAGAAACTTGGTAAAGCCAGATTCCAGAGTTGAATGCAAAGAACTTGACTAAAATGTTGAAGAATGGTGATAAAATGCTAACCTCAatggttttttcatttttcatctttttttttttgtttttttttttttttaagatgaaaTTGGAAATGCTAACCTCAatggttttttcatttttcatcttttttttttttgtttttttttttttttaagatgaaaTTGGAAATATGACAGTTTGTGAGAAAATCCATTGATACTGGTGATTATTGGGTTGAATGATTTGTTGGATACTTAGGATTTGGGGATTGGACCCATATAAAACCGACCCAACAAAGATTCCGGCTTAGAAAATTAGTGAGGTGTGCCATTGAGCCCAATTTACAGGTTCTTCCATTACTGGATAATCTGAGTTTTGGATTTTGGGCCAATGGCTGCTAAGATTCCTTGAGCCCAATGTGTAGCCCGCTCAGAAAAGGCCCAAAAATCTTCGACAAGAATATCCGACTTCCATTGTTATAGGATAATTTTGGACAGAAACAGGGAATCTCAATGACTCAAAAACAGACCTCAAAAATCTGGAAATGATCACACTCAAGGTCATGGCGGGATCAATCTCAGCTCCAACGTGTCTGTGTTCGTCGTCGtcctcatccacatacacaagCGCAAAACTAGCCATTTTCAACCTCTCTGCTTCTGCGGTATCCCAATCCAAGACCTCACCTTTTTATCCAAGGTTTAGCCTTTTCTCACAATGGAATGGTTTGAAGCATCTGGGCATCTCAGTCTCGCCAAAATCTTTGAAATTTGgtactcttttttattttattttattttaactggGTTCGTATGTTTGCTTTGCTTTTTAGTGTGAGTTGTTTTAGTTCATTTGGGTCTTGTTTATAATGGTTATTTTGGCGGtgcagagagaaaaagaagatataAGAATAGGGTCGTTTACGCATCTCTATTTGGGGTTGGAGCTCCCGAGGCTCTGGTAATTGGGGTGGTTGCTTTGTTGGTTTTTGGTCCCAAAGGTCTTGCTGAGGTGAGTTTGCATGTTGTAATTGTATAGTTGAAGTTGATACGTTACTTTTTGTCTTAAATGCCTTTGTTTAAGCCACTATATTTTAGCCACcgctaaatttgaatttgacttgaGGATTATGTGGAGGACAGTCCTTCAGCTGGCATAGTTGCTTCTAGTTTTCGATTTTCTTCCTATGAATGAAGTCTAGTGATTGATGCATGGGGGAGaatcaaaaaacaaacatatattcCCTCAAGCTGGATTTTGTATTAGAGACCATTCCTTAAGCTATAGAGCAAGTGATATGGGGCTTGAATGGGTAATAAGAACTTCAGTTGCTCCATTTAATGAGTAATAAAAAGTGGTCAAAACTGTTGGGTGAAATAAAGTCTCTGATGGGTCTTTTGAAGGCTTTTAACTTGGTTGTTTATAGGCGTAAAAGAACATTACCCCTCTTCAATTCCTAAGTGATCTTTATTCTGTATGGCTCCCcaatttttctctttaaaagagagagagagagagagagagagagaccacaTAAAGCTCCTGGATCCCTTGTTCCCTAAAAGAGACGATCTTGGGATGTTTGCAAAGGGATCATTAGAGGCTCTAAAGTGGTCCACAACTTAGTTTTgttataagtttatatatatatgaatgcaatGTAAACCTTTATCCATCTTGTGAATGAATGCAATATCAACTTTATATGTATCTTATATAGTATGGAGGACTCTTAACTTGTTAGAAGCCAAATTGATGAACTTTGTATAAACTATATGATGTCCTCCTTTTCCTGACCAGTCTACTTAATATCTATAATCTTGGCCAGTTTGGTCAGATAAGTATTCAgggtttttgttattttggttCTGCTGGTGCAGTGTGCAAGAGCTACAATTTGTGGGGGATCTAattgtaaatattttgaaaatagtttATAGGAATATTGGTTTTATCTTTTCAAAAGACATCAGTGCCTTTACAAAAAGAATGTTTCAAATCAAATGACTAGTAGGCTTCAGTCTAATCGTCCTAGTAGCTCTTGGTTATCTCAATTaataatccatataaatgcaggTTGCTCGTAATCTAGGAAAGACATTACGTGCTTTTCAACCCACCATTAGAGAACTTCAGGTAGATACATAAAAAAGCTTATGGTTTTTAAATGTTTCATTTATGCCACCTCTGAGAAAGCCTTTCATACTATAATttgcttttcaatttatttttaggaAGTTTCTAGGGAATTCAAGAGCACCCTTGAAAAGGAGATTGGTTTGGATGAAGTTTCAGGTTCAATAAAAAGCACAGATGCGTACAGGGCCAACGCTACCTCAAGTCCAACAATTGCCAGTAATGATGAGGCTTCCAAGATTACAGCTGACCCTAGTGAGTGATTTCTGTTTTATGCTGTTAATTTGTTTATAAATCTAGGCAAAGGTTAAAAAGCTGAAAGATTGGGAACTCCACTAGTTACCGTAATCAAATAATTGCAACActtcttatatttatttcttttacttcTTATTTCAAGAGTTCCATACCTCCTTGGGGTAAAATCAGTTGAGTAGGCCATACTTTGCATTTTCTATTTTACTGCACTTAGTCCTTTCATGTGCAATCTATGCTGTATAATGCAGCAGTTCCCAAGTCATTGTTTTACAATGATAATTACTGCTTATTTTATTCATTCATAATCATATCGAGAATCCTTGCACCAAAAGAAATCCATAACCATGCAGACTGATCGGTTATTGCAGATGGCGGCGCATCATCCCCAAGCAGAGCTTACACCAGTGAAGAGTCTTTAAAAATCACAGAAGAGCAGCTTAAAGCATCT
Proteins encoded:
- the LOC107423501 gene encoding sec-independent protein translocase protein TATB, chloroplastic gives rise to the protein MITLKVMAGSISAPTCLCSSSSSSTYTSAKLAIFNLSASAVSQSKTSPFYPRFSLFSQWNGLKHLGISVSPKSLKFERKRRYKNRVVYASLFGVGAPEALVIGVVALLVFGPKGLAEVARNLGKTLRAFQPTIRELQEVSREFKSTLEKEIGLDEVSGSIKSTDAYRANATSSPTIASNDEASKITADPNGGASSPSRAYTSEESLKITEEQLKASAAGQQQAQTSASPESESADGSTSSPSRAYTSEEYLKITEEQLKASAAAQQQAQTSSLPESKSEAQTNPQASVEEAPARTPSAQQSGRET
- the LOC107423668 gene encoding uncharacterized protein LOC107423668; this translates as MRSVNNSVETINAAASAIVSAETRAQPTAVPKRRWGSCWSLYWCFGSHKNTKRISHAVLVPEQVVPGAAVPAAENQIPSTAVVLPFIAPPSSPASFLQSDPPSATQSPAGLLSLTSLSVNAYSPGGPASIFAIGPYAYETQLVSPPVFSTFTTEPSTAPFTPPPESVQLTTPSSPEVPFAQLLTSSLDRTRRNNGTNQKFALSHCEFQPYQPYPGSPGGQLISPGSVISNSGTSSPFPDRHPILEFRMGEAPRLLGFEHFTTRKWGSRLGSGSITPDGLGLGSRLGSGCLTPDGNGLGSRIGSGSLTPNGAGLASRLGSGCLTPDGVGPASGDSFPMENQISEVASLANSESGCQLDGNVINHRVSFELTGEDVARCLANKSMASVRTASDPLKDTPSECGVKKDRMISTGTDHFSESCVEETSVELPENDHGEWEDQCYRKHRSITLGSIKEFNFDSTKSEFSDKPTNGSEWWANEKVAGKESKPGNGWTFFPILQPGVS